The genomic DNA ATACAAATTGTAATATTTCTCACGCTTCTTTTCTTCTCTACAAAACAGAATATCAACACATGCAAAACGTCTGAAGTGGGCAAATTGAGGGCGTGACATCTATCTACCCATCTTTTTTACGCTAAACGTTTTGGTCATTCAAACTAAAGTTTCTTCGAATATCTTTTCAATACGTGCGCCAGGCCAGCTAGCTACAAAAAGACTTTAAGGCGCCCTTGTCTGCTCAATGTCATGATGTCCTTAGCTAGTTTCTTAACATCAAGTCAGTAACTgtgtatatgttgcagttaattcttttatttcagttaatttgtttttcctctgTTTAAAATTCACTAGCAGACAtgaccatacccaaaaacaatagaacactaaaaattaactacaacataaacGTGCAGTTTAGAATAAACTGTCCGCGGTGTCTTGTTTTGCTTCAAAGTTTGTGCAATGAATCAGCCCTCCGTATTTCTGTTGAGGATACTGAGTGGAGAGCCTCCAATCTGCAAGCTGCGTGAACCGAGGGAGTGCAACCACAGTCAGTCAAATTGCCTCTTCTTCGTCAAAATTACGACCTGCCTGTCAGTCAGTAAATTTATTATGGTGATAGGTGAAATACATACATGGAGATAAGAAGAGCTGCGGTGATTAAAAGAAGCTTTGGTCCAGCCATGCTATATcctaaacattaaaagaataatttaaaaTGAGGTTAGGGTCGAAGGCTACACTTTTCAATCGTAATTCTAACATCGATTTCTCGATTTTTGCTGCGGTTTTgcggaaatttttattttaagttgcgGTATTGAGGTTTTACGAAACCAAGCCGTTTTGCGGTATTTAGAAATTTTCGAGTAATTTTaatgcggtttgcggttttctTATGTTATTCGGTAAGGTGTTTATAAGTAATTCCGTGCGATTTGGCGGTATTTGTACTCGTTGTTTTCgaccattttttaattttacactTTTAATAAACCTACACATCAATTACGCTTAGCAAGAGCAATTCAGCCATTAATTTTGGGACAAAAAATGAAGACGTCGACTTCATTCGCGCGCTAAAGGAAAGACAAATTCTCGCTCAAAATCAAACGTACGGATTTACGCATTCTTGAACACcgatgaaaagaaaacttgaaagggtttttttaaaGGTACTATTTATTAAACTTAAAAACATTTACAGCAGCGCTCAAACTTCGGCTGTGTTTTCGCACTTTGAGTCCCTTTTCGCGTACGAATGAACTCGACACAACTGAACAACACGTGATTGCCACTGTTTGGtacatttcactttctcgtgATTGGTTGAGCCGCTTTGGGTTCTTTAACCATAGAACCTACGTTGGGAACTGTCATgggaatttttttgttctttttgatGTATCCATGGAAATTTTCCCAAGGCAATTTCACTGTGGGGAAATCGGTCACACACAAAACGTTGCTTCCCCTTTGGCAACAGCCCATGGGTAAAGTGGTGCTAGTTTATATTTAACcgcacaaagaaaaaaaggattcTTATGATAATATCTTACCTTTACTGGGCATACAGTGGCTGCAAGCCATGTAACAGGAGATTTCCCGTTCAATTGGGCCATAATACATACATTCTGTGAAGTTACATCGTGGTTGGTGTATTGTACAATTCCTCACTTGTTTGATAGCTAGGCCCCCTGTGTCACAGCACTTTTCTTTACAGTCGGTCTCTTTTTCGGTTTTCCATTCGTTCCACacaactttaaaataataaaaaggaaaatcagttTCTGACTGCAGTATTGCTCTCTTGTGATTGTAAATTGTGAACATTATCATTACAACTTTGAGAGGACGATTTCAACGTGAAAACTTGCTTGTTCTTTTTCGGATCTCTAGGTTAACCTGAATAtttcaaacaaaggaaaatgcatgGAAATGCATATTTCCTTCGAATTCTGCCTAAGCCTTTTTCTGCATCTCTTTCATTTAAAAATCGTTAATCACCCTCTTTGTGCATAGAGAAAATAAGGGTGGTGAGAGTGTGTATCCGCCTTACGCCTTTTTAATGGATTATTTGtcttaagtttgtttttggAATAAAGAGCCTGATGTAGAAATTCCAAGAGTTGACCTATAGCCAAGTAGATAGAAATCACGTGGCCCCGCGCGTGGCTCGTGAAGATTAATCTCGCTATAGTATCGGCTAATGCCAATCCTATTtgggattttactaaaaaaaatggACAACTAGTAATACATACCAGATAACATAGATGAAGGACTCACTCCCCAAGTTCCAGCTGCTGTTGGTGATATGGTCATTCCATTAGCCTGGTTCACAATATGTGTAACGGTACTGGTGACATCACTAGTAACGGTGTTTGTCACCGTGATGGTCACAGTGTTGGTGACAGTGCTTGTAGTGGGCGTGTATGTTTGAGATGAGGATCCCATTGGAGAGGCCGAATTGCTTGCACTTGAAGACGAACCGGGAGTGGTGCTTGAATAAGAATTGGTTACAGATGGTGAAGCAGATACAGAAGAAGAAGTGGAACTAGCGCCTGATTGGACGAGCATTAAGAATAATATGGCAGCGAGTACCTCCTTCGTCAACATCTGTaaagaaatttgatttaaatgatttttagttgcgtttcaaataaatttattttgagtAGTTGCTTTCGATATTTTTTTATGCTTCGGTTAGTTTATTGGCTAAAAATTTGTCTTAAGATGTTTTAACGACCATTTGCAATTTGTCATAAACGTGGTATgaaaccgccatgctggagagtATGGGACGCACTgggacaagaaaaacaaaggaaaattataaCAGCattttaagggcctgtttacatggaggtaggggaccccaggtaggaaACCCcattaggtggggtaacctgcctgtcTATATAATCAGTCTCAtttcaatttgatcacgtttttATTATAGTTGGGTTGAATCACTCAGGCGGGTTGCCCTGTCTGCCAGAGCGGGTAACCCTTTCAgtcggggtcaaattttgccatgtgaaCGTTTCATGGTGGGGTAACCTACCTATATTCGTATTACATTTAATTCGCCCAAATACCTTTTCCAGAGGCTTTGAATCATTAAAAGTAAAAGCCACACCACTGAAAGGCTACAACAAGAGCAGTAGGTGAGAGTAGAGGAGCGTTAACCGCCGAAACAGGTCGTTTGCCCACCATTTTTGTGCTTACGTGCCATGCGACCATTAAGTAATCTTGAGAAAAAGTGCATCCCGGGATAACGGGGATGTAAGGTTGCATGTAAACGGCGGttattttttaccccacctgaacgggttacctcaccaacctggggtcccccatGTATCACCCACTAATGCAATAATCCACCACTATTGTAACACTAACTACTGATGTGATAAATACCAATCACTAATGTAATACGAACCattaatgtaataaatatcaaCCACTAATGTAACAAAAAGTTAACCaccaatttaaaaattttctaacctttaatgtaataaaaaacTTAACCACTAATGTAAAAACATTGCGACCATGAATGTAATAAACTTGGTGGCATTTGATTTGCAATACGCACACTAACAATGTTGCCCGTTTCACCATCCAGGAataaaacctgtcttgcaacaaatcaggttttTGCAGGTTGCAGAATTTTGTTGTAGAAAGTAGAGAATAATTCTaatttttgcaacaaaatctaaTTGTAAAACTGTACTGTAAATGTAATTGTTTTTAATACATAGTTGAAGTTTTTACCCAACAGCGCGCGCTCTTATTGGTTACttcaaggtcacatgacatctaacaatgaaactgtttcccgccaaaatctctgagcgggcaacattgcaaaatctatgatgTCAGAGGGTAAAAGTGCACTATCACCCGCGAATGTTGATCGACTACCGTCGTTACAGCGAAGTTTAATGAATTTTCCAGCTATATAATCTCAATCAGAGATTCCCGAGAATCTCAATAAAACATTGAGGCGGttctctggaaaaaaaaattaaggctgtttccctcgggaccaAGTTAGACTTGGTTTTAATATTTGGCcctttcagtttaaaattttctttgattctACCGCGATCCCGCATACTCAGACTTAATTTACTTTGTAAGCTGCGAGTCAAATACctttattttatatttgttttttattcttttccaGACAACTTAGTTTCGAGGCAACCAAAACAAATTTCTGTTTATTTTCTCCAATGAATTGACAAGTGGTTTAAGCTTCGACCTTGGCTAAAACAGGAACAGTTAACTGGTGTCACCGAGGCCTTTTGGATTAAACGTGAGCTGTTAATTACAGACACTAGCAGAAATTAAAGCTTTAAAGAAACGTGTGTTTGTTATCTATGTCACTCAAAAATAGGCctttgtagaaagaaaacttggaAGACTCGGGAACTGTTAACCTTGAATTAACAATTCCTTGTACCGGTGTTGAATTATTTATTAGTGCAAGTGATAGGTTtcaattttttatagttttgttttttcatggctcaaaagcaaaacaatttatttcagtttatcTTGGTGAGGAGTTCTGTCAGTATTGCTGTTTACTATTTCACTACCCAGGTAAATTCAAAACTAACTGGATGCACGGCTACTTGAtattttatgtcaaatattGCACGTTCAATGTAGTTTCAAGACTGCAACTAGCAGGTGTCCATATTGAATATAAAGCTGTTCCTAACTCTAACTTATACTAATTGTTTCAATTATTAGTTACTATTCTGGAAAAATCATTTACTTGCTTTCTTGAAAGTAGTTATTCTTCAATTATTTCAGCACACCTTTTTAGGCGACAAAACTTCGCCATTCTGAAGTGCAAGCGAGAGATTTGTTTGAATTAGTTATTCTTCAATTATTTCAACAAACCTGTTTAGGCGACAAAACCTCGCCATTCTGAAGTACAAGCGACAGATTGTTTGTTTAAATTGTCAAATTTGAAACGTTACAAACTGTTAAGTGTGGACGAGAATTGATGACGaaagcgaatttttttttgtcacgtaaCATTTTGAAAGCGCCTGGAGCAGTAATCGCTTGTCACTTGTTTAGTGGCGATATAGAAATAGGAGAAAGTCGGAAACATTTTAAATAGAGGCCACGGTTATTGAACCGGCTCTTTTTTTAGTAAAGGCTATGATTTATTTACAGTGTTAATGGGAAAACCGACTTCTTACATAAAATAATTAGAAAAATGGAGTGGTACTTGTTTAAGAAAGCCTTTTTGTGCGTACGTTCCTTTTAatccttttttcaaataatctgGACGCAGTAGGAAGATACAGTTAAACTCTCTCTTAAGCTATGAGTTGCACTAGCTAAAACGGCATGCGCACGAAAACCACTATCGGATAGGGCCTGTTTTCATTCATTCCagtctgtaacggagcgaaggcTGCACCAAGCCCGGCGATCGTGAAAAGTGAATCGTCACTCCTATAATCGGAGAATTTTTTTACTCTCTGAGTCTTCATAACAGATCTTCAGACCAGGCCGAAGTACTTTTGATGTCAGTCGATATGAAAGGCTCTCCATTATTATCCGTTCATGTCCAAAAATCTACACTAGAAACATGGCTTTAAAACACTTCAGCTAGTAACTCTGAATAACAAGAATCCCTGTTTCCATTgatcaattatttatttatcaacaCATGAATAAAGTCATTTCTGTCTCCATCGTTACACTTAGATAAGCACTGAAGAAAACTGGTGCGTACTGTAAACATAGCGATACGAATTTTTTTCAGACTCATCAttggaaaatttgttgttttgaaatgaatttcaaaataatataCGTAATTAAACTGCAAGGGGTTCTGATCTAAGAAGCCACCTCTGGATTTAGCATGAATAATATATAACGGTTCATATTAAAAAGCGTATTTGAAGCTTATTTGACGTGATGCACTTTATAATGGACCCTCAATTGTGTACAGTCGCATCGCAATGTTTCTATAAAGTAAACTGGCACACGAATGGTTTTCAGACAACAGGCAGAATTTTAGTTGCTACAAAACTCACAACTCAACACCGATCAAACAGAATTGTTGCCTGCAGCATTTCAGTCCGTGAGTTGCCTTTTCGACCGATTAGCCCCTACTAAGATCTCACTTTAATTTTTTCTAAACTGAATTGGGACCCTTCAGATGTGAAAAAGTAAACGCCATAGGACTTTGGCTCATGCGAAATTTATCATGGCAAAAATACAAAAGCGATGTAAATACTTGCATAGTAAAACCAGAAAAGGATCTTGAAGCTCGTAAGAGGAGACAGACCGGTTTCGTTGTCAATGTACATAACTCATGTCTTCTTAGCAAAATATGTCAGAGATAGTTAAGaatttatttaaacaaattttgcccaggtttttttttatttagataTGTATAGTGTCATAAATATCTgatttgtatatgtttttggCTGTCAGCCCCAAATCGCAACCGCAACTATCGCAGTTTGACAAACTACACTAAACTCTGAAAATGGCGAATAAGATATCCTGTTAGAAAAATAACGAAAAGGACAGAGATTTAGGACATAATTAGacatctatatatttttttgcaatGTACTAGATGGAAAATACAGGGATGAAGAAAAAATGTAGTTTAAATACTTCATCCAAGAAACTCTCGAGGCTAAGTTAATTTTTTGCCCGGCATAATACAGAGTTTTCACAGTATTAATATTTCCTGCctgaaaatatttctttttgtgAAATCACATAATTATTCTGCGCCGCTTTTTTCCGCTTGAttcttttagaaaaatacaCATTGACTTAGTATAACAACGGGTGCGATAAATGAACGTTTTTCATACTGTTAAAAATATCACAAGAAAAATTTTGGAATCCAGTAATGAGGTCACTgccaaaaaaagagagagaagaaaaaaaaccaacCTTAAATGCAGTAGAGATCTTTCTCTTTCGCTTTCGTCAATCTCCTTGATGCCTGACTGTGTCACTTAATGAAAATGGTCGATGATAGTGTTTTTAATGTTGTTCAGTCGTTTCCATGGGAacaaaatgtaattaaaattgGCCTTCgaaagcttaaattaaaaaaaatttatgtatTAACAACAATATagaaaaacgattttttttcatctttctcGAAATTATTTTTATCGTTATGGGAGATATTGCTTATAAATTTAATTTCTAAAATCTCAAAGGACAACAGACAGTGAAGGCAGAGACTACAGAATGTGCATTTAAAATTACCATCaccctttgtaaataaccgcaTGAAACAAAATTGTAGAGTTGATCACTGTAGGCCTAATAATAActattaagacggaatccaccaggtaattgagtaattttaatttttagtgaacaaaaaaccttgtaccagaattatttaaagaacattgcattctcttttacatttttcaagtgCTATAGGTGCAATTAGTTATCTGTGAtagcaccaaagaaaatttcttatgggagcccgagaaaatgaatgacaaatttcaaaagtaTTGTGAAACagttaaaattctgaaaatttcatgggcaagatgtcattttgtgaagtgagacttttattttctagagctcccataagaaatttcttCAGTGTTATTACacatgactaattacatctatagccgttgaaaaattgtaaaaaaagaatgcaatatgctttaaaattattctggtacaaggtttttgttcactgaaaataaaaattactcaatttgcTGATGGATTCATAAAGACTTTGTTCCAGTTACACACCACTTTAGACAGCTGTTTTCACAGAGACTTTGTTTGCCATTCAaagaatgaatttttaaaaaggtagCGTTAAAAACAACCACAAGTCTTCTTTGGCGGAAATGAAAACGACGGCATACTTGATTTTGCGTTATAAACGAGACTTGATTAAAGGCTtgaagatttggaaaaattttataTGGGGTATTGAAGGGGATTTTTTTCGGGGCATTCGTTTCTTAACGGACAACCAGGTGGACATGTAAGGTCTTGCGAGGTCATCGGTTCTGAACTTTTCAACATAATAAGAATCGGTAATACTTTGCACGTGCGGCAAGTTCAAGCAAAATTTGTTTAGATTAGCTAAGACTATAGAAGCGTGCATTCAAAAGGACAGCCAATGGCTACAGTGAaatgaacttttaattttttcagaacCATTACTAGAATAATTCTGGTAGGTGAAAAAAGA from Porites lutea chromosome 6, jaPorLute2.1, whole genome shotgun sequence includes the following:
- the LOC140942272 gene encoding uncharacterized protein, with protein sequence MLTKEVLAAILFLMLVQSGASSTSSSVSASPSVTNSYSSTTPGSSSSASNSASPMGSSSQTYTPTTSTVTNTVTITVTNTVTSDVTSTVTHIVNQANGMTISPTAAGTWGVSPSSMLSVVWNEWKTEKETDCKEKCCDTGGLAIKQVRNCTIHQPRCNFTECMYYGPIEREISCYMACSHCMPSKGYSMAGPKLLLITAALLISIAAVRP